CCGGATTCGAAGGTGACGCCGGTGCGCCCGCACGTCGGGTTTTCCCGGTGGGGGCGGTTCACTCTTCTGCGGGAGGAACTCACTGATGCTTTCCTGCCGCGTCGACGATTCGGTGTGGTGCTTCGGCGCTGCCTGCGCCGAAGCTCACCACCCGAGCAGCTCGCGCCGCCGCGGGGTCTCCCGTGGTGCTCTCGCGAGGACGGTCGGAGACGTTGTGTAGCCGCCTACCCGATGTCGGGGCACCCGCGGCGAGAGCCCGCGCGAGGTTCCGCCAAGTGACCAACCAACCTGAACAGAAGAACTCGGTGATTCGGTCGGCACGCGGCGTTCGTGGGCGTGCCGATGCGTCTCGCGGAGCAGAACGCGCCAAGGAGAGCGATCTTGAGTAAACGAACCGCGCCGGAGCAGAAACCGGCCGAGGACATTCCGGTGGTCGGACGCAGGCAGCCGTGCCCCTGTGGTTCCGGCAAGCGGTACAAGGCCTGCCACGGTGCTTCGGGGGGAGCGGCCAAGGTCAAGGTCACCCGCCCGTTCGAGGGGCTGGCGGCGGAGTGCGAGCTGGTCGCCCTGCGTGAGTTCGTGCCCTCGGCCACGGCGCGGCTGCCGCTGGCCTCCGGGGACGAGGAGATCCAGCTGGCCACGGTGTTGCCGATGGCCGCGGCGGCGCTGGTGCGCACCGACGGTGTGGCTTTCGTCGGCCTGCAGGTGCAGACGAAGTCCGGTGACGTGAGCAGGGATCTGGCGCGGGCCGTCGAGTGGGTGCGCACGGCCGAGCCCGGTGAGTCCCTGGCCGTGGTCGGCCCGGAGGACGCCCCGGCGGGCAGTGTTCCGACGCGGTTGCAGGACCTGCTGGATCCGGACGCACGACTGGATGTCCAGGTGCACGAGGACTTCTCCTGGTGGATGCCCGAGGGGGTCGAGGCCACCGGGGAGGTCGCGATGTCGCTGGAGCGGGCGAATTCGGCGATCATGCCGACGCAGCGCCTGGAGACCGAGGGCGTGCACGCGGCGTACTGGGTGGACG
This genomic stretch from Actinopolyspora halophila DSM 43834 harbors:
- a CDS encoding DUF5926 family protein, with the protein product MSKRTAPEQKPAEDIPVVGRRQPCPCGSGKRYKACHGASGGAAKVKVTRPFEGLAAECELVALREFVPSATARLPLASGDEEIQLATVLPMAAAALVRTDGVAFVGLQVQTKSGDVSRDLARAVEWVRTAEPGESLAVVGPEDAPAGSVPTRLQDLLDPDARLDVQVHEDFSWWMPEGVEATGEVAMSLERANSAIMPTQRLETEGVHAAYWVDATDRAHLRWVRPEPEEQLISALARLSARGELALGEGSRYAGSFRAHGLLVPVWDLDREKHPDEWAEPAAALGRRLDEALASLDERSLDADERRARDGLRGRQITVR